One Desulfobulbus propionicus DSM 2032 DNA segment encodes these proteins:
- a CDS encoding TOBE domain-containing protein, with protein sequence MKQQPLSGQDMRAVPIDQSPCLDTVQLAQLEQSFRRWVEETPRCDVRLARRRILLVFLLIRYTGAKLSEVLALDPFADIEAQTVCIRDLDGAEPCQRSVTISAQLSREIRETLADPDFRSSLDKLFCVDPAFVRRKFYERAEACGFDKRLGGPEMIRRARAVELVRGNMPLPAVQKLLGHSTPNLTTAHVSFSDEELQRVTKLFMERESTRKTSARNAFFGKITDVQRGDIQARVTLVNLGGYQVTTLITLESLERLGLRPGKLITAEVKAPWVVLQGGTDLPACSADNCFQGEVARINRGTVSSEYLLRLADGTELCAVVSTSGGAVLDLAIGDRVWALFSCFAVTLHAD encoded by the coding sequence ATGAAGCAGCAACCCCTCTCCGGGCAGGACATGCGTGCCGTGCCCATCGACCAATCGCCTTGCCTGGACACGGTCCAGCTGGCCCAACTGGAACAGTCCTTTCGCCGCTGGGTCGAGGAGACGCCGCGGTGCGACGTCCGCCTCGCCCGCCGCCGGATCCTGCTGGTGTTCCTGCTCATCCGCTATACCGGCGCCAAGCTGAGCGAGGTCCTCGCCCTGGATCCGTTTGCCGACATCGAGGCACAGACCGTGTGCATCCGCGATCTCGATGGAGCGGAACCCTGCCAACGCTCCGTCACCATCTCCGCACAGTTGAGCCGGGAAATCAGGGAGACCCTGGCGGACCCGGATTTCCGCAGTTCCTTGGACAAACTTTTTTGCGTGGACCCCGCCTTTGTCCGCCGCAAATTCTACGAGCGCGCCGAGGCCTGCGGCTTTGACAAGCGCTTGGGCGGCCCGGAGATGATCCGCCGGGCGCGGGCGGTGGAGCTGGTGCGCGGCAACATGCCCCTGCCGGCGGTGCAGAAGCTGCTTGGCCACTCAACTCCCAACCTGACCACGGCCCATGTCTCGTTTTCCGACGAGGAACTGCAACGGGTGACCAAGCTGTTCATGGAGCGGGAATCGACCCGCAAAACCAGCGCCAGAAATGCCTTCTTTGGCAAGATCACCGACGTGCAACGCGGCGATATCCAGGCGCGGGTGACTTTGGTCAACCTTGGCGGCTATCAGGTGACTACCCTGATCACCCTCGAAAGCCTGGAGCGGTTAGGTCTGCGGCCGGGCAAACTGATCACGGCCGAGGTCAAGGCCCCCTGGGTGGTGCTCCAGGGCGGCACGGACCTGCCGGCATGCAGCGCCGACAATTGTTTTCAGGGCGAAGTGGCGCGGATCAACCGGGGAACCGTCAGCTCGGAATATCTGCTCCGCCTTGCGGACGGCACGGAGCTGTGCGCCGTGGTGTCCACCAGTGGCGGCGCGGTGCTCGATCTGGCCATCGGCGACCGCGTTTGGGCCCTGTTCAGCTGCTTTGCCGTCACCCTGCACGCCGATTGA
- a CDS encoding winged helix-turn-helix domain-containing protein produces the protein MPKAKKSQEENAMAAGRMRSGVQIKGRLWIENNGETYLSWGRIVLLERIDEYGSVSAAAKSMQMSFSHAWHLVENMNALAPEPLVEKQAGGRQGGGAWLTEAGKQAIRDFWRLVDRFQHWVDQEHL, from the coding sequence ATGCCCAAAGCAAAAAAATCCCAGGAAGAAAACGCCATGGCCGCCGGCCGAATGCGCAGCGGCGTCCAGATCAAGGGCCGCCTATGGATCGAGAACAACGGCGAGACCTACCTCTCCTGGGGGCGGATCGTTCTTCTTGAGCGGATCGATGAATACGGCTCGGTGTCCGCCGCCGCCAAATCGATGCAGATGAGTTTCAGCCATGCCTGGCACCTGGTGGAGAACATGAACGCGCTCGCGCCCGAGCCCCTGGTGGAAAAGCAGGCCGGCGGCAGGCAGGGTGGCGGGGCCTGGCTGACCGAGGCGGGCAAACAGGCGATCCGTGACTTTTGGCGGTTGGTGGACCGCTTCCAACACTGGGTTGATCAGGAACATCTGTGA
- the sat gene encoding sulfate adenylyltransferase, whose amino-acid sequence MSSKLVAPHGGKGLVCALLEGAAREAELKKAAGLKQVQVSDRAKGDLIMMGIGGFSPLSGFMTKADWKGVCENFQMADGTFWPVPITLDVSAADAAGINVGDEIALVNKGETYATMKVTEKYEMTEADKRWECEKVFKGEGEESADDKFWEVAPKDHPGVIMVLAQKEFNLAGPVKVLSEGEYPKEYPGVYLKPAETRAMFEERGWANVAALQLRNPMHRSHEFLAKIAIEVCDGVLIHSLVGNLKPGDIPADVRVEAIKILIDNYFVKENVINAGYPLDMRYAGPREGLLHATFRQNYGVNNMLIGRDHAGVGDFYGLFEAQQIFDRIPYTGDPSKDLLCKPMKIDWTFYCHKCDGMASLRTCPHTKEDRVILSGTKLRKALSEGQPVVDHFGREEVLVRLRKYYAGLTEKVEVKMQGAASGAAM is encoded by the coding sequence ATGAGTTCAAAATTGGTAGCGCCCCATGGCGGAAAAGGTCTTGTTTGTGCCCTGCTTGAAGGTGCCGCACGTGAAGCAGAGTTGAAGAAAGCCGCTGGATTGAAGCAGGTACAAGTCTCCGATCGCGCCAAGGGCGACCTGATCATGATGGGTATCGGCGGTTTCTCTCCGCTGAGCGGTTTCATGACCAAAGCTGACTGGAAAGGCGTTTGTGAGAATTTCCAGATGGCTGACGGCACCTTCTGGCCGGTACCGATCACCTTGGACGTTTCCGCTGCGGACGCTGCCGGCATCAACGTTGGCGACGAGATCGCTCTGGTTAACAAAGGCGAGACCTACGCAACCATGAAGGTCACCGAGAAATACGAGATGACCGAAGCCGACAAGCGTTGGGAGTGCGAGAAAGTATTCAAGGGCGAAGGCGAAGAGTCTGCTGACGATAAATTCTGGGAAGTCGCCCCCAAAGATCATCCCGGCGTTATCATGGTTCTGGCTCAGAAAGAGTTCAACCTGGCCGGTCCGGTTAAAGTACTCTCCGAGGGTGAGTATCCGAAAGAGTATCCGGGTGTATACCTGAAACCTGCCGAGACCCGCGCTATGTTTGAAGAGCGTGGATGGGCCAACGTTGCCGCTCTCCAGCTGCGTAACCCGATGCATCGTTCCCACGAGTTCCTGGCCAAGATCGCCATCGAGGTTTGTGACGGCGTTCTGATCCACAGCTTGGTCGGTAACCTGAAGCCCGGCGACATTCCTGCCGACGTGCGCGTTGAAGCCATCAAGATCCTGATCGACAACTATTTCGTCAAAGAGAACGTCATCAACGCTGGGTATCCGCTTGACATGCGTTATGCCGGTCCTCGCGAAGGCCTGCTCCACGCCACCTTCCGTCAGAACTATGGTGTCAACAACATGCTGATCGGTCGTGACCACGCTGGCGTTGGTGACTTCTACGGCCTGTTCGAGGCACAGCAGATTTTTGATCGCATCCCCTACACCGGCGATCCTTCCAAAGACCTGCTCTGCAAGCCGATGAAGATCGACTGGACCTTCTACTGCCACAAATGCGATGGTATGGCTTCTCTGCGTACCTGCCCGCATACCAAAGAGGATCGCGTCATCCTGTCCGGTACCAAACTGCGTAAGGCTCTCTCCGAGGGTCAGCCGGTTGTTGACCACTTCGGTCGCGAGGAAGTTCTGGTTCGCCTCCGCAAGTACTATGCCGGCCTGACCGAGAAGGTTGAGGTCAAGATGCAGGGTGCCGCTTCCGGCGCTGCCATGTAA
- the aroB gene encoding 3-dehydroquinate synthase: protein MNCTGSEGGVEETIQVGLGERSYPITVGTGVMERVGPMLRAGRFAKRYGIISDDRVAALYGAQVQESLRQAGIDSELIVFPHGEASKHLATIGTLASTLAEHGFDRGDGLLALGGGVTGDITGFLASIYMRGIPFVQVPTSLLAQVDSSVGGKTGVDIPQGKNLLGTFYQPRAVIIDTQVLHTLPQEEFRGGMAEVIKYGVSMDADFFHWLDRHHSAILALEPEVIVSMIRRCCEMKASVVEQDEREGGLRRILNFGHTIGHAVEAASGYRLIHGYAVAIGMRAVADLAVRAGYASQSVADRIEALLAKYQLPTGIPSEFDRTTLWNYLHTDKKTIGGRVFFVLPEEIGRVCVTDRVDKDDIDAILGSA from the coding sequence ATGAATTGCACAGGAAGCGAGGGCGGAGTGGAAGAGACGATTCAGGTAGGACTAGGCGAGAGGAGCTATCCCATTACCGTCGGCACGGGGGTGATGGAGCGGGTCGGGCCGATGCTGCGGGCAGGCAGATTTGCCAAACGTTACGGCATCATCAGTGACGATCGGGTGGCTGCTCTCTACGGTGCGCAGGTACAGGAATCCCTGCGGCAAGCGGGCATCGATAGTGAACTGATCGTTTTTCCCCACGGCGAGGCGAGCAAGCATCTGGCGACCATCGGCACCCTGGCCAGCACGCTCGCCGAGCACGGGTTTGACCGTGGCGATGGCCTGTTGGCCCTGGGCGGGGGGGTGACCGGCGATATCACCGGATTTTTGGCCTCGATCTACATGCGCGGCATCCCGTTTGTCCAGGTGCCGACCTCCCTGTTGGCTCAGGTAGACAGTTCGGTGGGCGGGAAGACCGGTGTGGACATCCCTCAAGGAAAAAATCTGCTCGGCACCTTCTACCAGCCGCGGGCGGTGATCATCGACACCCAGGTGCTGCACACCTTACCGCAGGAAGAATTTCGTGGCGGCATGGCTGAGGTGATCAAATACGGCGTTTCGATGGATGCCGATTTTTTCCACTGGCTTGATCGGCATCATTCAGCCATTCTCGCCCTAGAACCGGAGGTAATAGTGTCGATGATCCGCCGCTGTTGCGAGATGAAGGCCTCGGTGGTGGAACAGGACGAACGGGAAGGGGGGCTGCGCCGGATCCTCAATTTTGGCCATACCATTGGTCACGCGGTGGAAGCGGCCTCCGGCTATCGGCTGATTCATGGCTATGCGGTGGCCATCGGCATGCGTGCTGTCGCCGATTTGGCGGTTCGAGCCGGCTATGCCAGCCAATCGGTTGCTGATCGGATCGAGGCGCTGCTGGCCAAATACCAGCTGCCCACCGGAATTCCGTCGGAATTCGATCGGACTACCCTGTGGAACTATCTGCACACCGATAAAAAAACCATTGGTGGGCGGGTCTTTTTTGTGCTGCCCGAGGAGATTGGCAGGGTATGCGTGACCGATCGGGTGGACAAGGACGATATTGACGCAATCCTTGGCAGTGCCTAA
- a CDS encoding FmdB family zinc ribbon protein: protein MPIYEFFCADCNTVFNFFSSRPNRDKRPNCPQCGRPELRKMMSAFATIGKAKENDEDNPLAGMDEAKMERALAGLMREAEQVNEDDPRQMANLMRKFADATGLDLGEPMHEAIARMEAGEDPEQIEQEMGDLMDGEEPFSLEAMKKKAQSGGRRPPRHDERLYEL from the coding sequence ATGCCGATCTACGAATTTTTTTGCGCTGATTGCAACACGGTTTTCAACTTTTTCTCCAGCCGGCCCAACCGGGACAAGCGGCCCAACTGCCCCCAGTGCGGCAGACCGGAGCTGCGGAAGATGATGTCCGCCTTTGCCACCATCGGCAAAGCCAAGGAAAACGACGAAGACAATCCCTTGGCCGGTATGGACGAGGCCAAGATGGAGCGCGCCCTGGCCGGTCTGATGCGCGAGGCCGAACAGGTCAACGAGGACGATCCGCGGCAGATGGCCAATTTGATGCGCAAGTTCGCCGATGCCACTGGCCTTGATCTGGGCGAACCGATGCACGAGGCCATTGCCCGCATGGAAGCGGGAGAAGATCCGGAGCAGATCGAACAGGAAATGGGCGATCTGATGGACGGCGAGGAACCCTTCAGTCTGGAGGCGATGAAGAAAAAGGCGCAGTCTGGAGGCCGCCGGCCACCCCGCCACGACGAACGGCTCTACGAACTGTAG
- a CDS encoding sigma-54-dependent transcriptional regulator: MKQILLVEDDEIMRISLHDRLRRERWQVDAAVNGRDALSLLDQKHYHLILSDIRMPGLGGMELLEWARKQSPLIDIFMMTAYGSVEDAITCLRNGAADYILKPFEMDDLIIRINRIFEMQTVRARCASLEDRCRQEHQEIIGNSTAMRTLLKLINQIGPTDSTVLINGESGTGKELAANALHRASRRADKPYIRINCAAIPEGLLESEFFGHEKGAFTGAHAKRLGRFELADGGTLLLDEIGDLPLGLQAKLLRVIEEGECERLGGTRTIKVDVRLLCATAKDLKKEVEAGQFRQDLLYRLSVIPLTLPPLRERIEDIPLLVSHFLRGFGHKRGMTLSLSKEAMDCLLNYDFPGNVRELKNIIERVSVLSPGPVITVEDLPADLHKAEQKANGAIMPLAEALASAEKQCIVHALAHSGGNRTRAAETLGISRKNLWEKMKQHRIEV, from the coding sequence ATGAAACAGATACTGCTGGTGGAAGATGACGAAATCATGCGCATTTCACTCCATGACCGGCTGCGCAGGGAACGATGGCAGGTTGACGCGGCCGTCAACGGGCGCGATGCCCTGTCGCTGTTGGACCAGAAGCATTATCACCTGATCCTTTCCGACATCCGCATGCCCGGGCTGGGCGGCATGGAGCTCCTGGAATGGGCGCGCAAGCAGTCGCCGTTGATCGACATCTTCATGATGACCGCCTACGGATCGGTGGAGGACGCCATCACCTGCCTGCGCAACGGTGCCGCCGACTATATTCTCAAACCCTTTGAAATGGATGATCTGATCATCCGCATCAACCGCATCTTCGAGATGCAGACCGTGCGCGCCCGTTGCGCCTCGCTGGAGGACAGGTGCCGCCAGGAACATCAGGAAATCATCGGCAACAGCACGGCGATGCGCACCCTGCTCAAGCTCATCAACCAAATAGGGCCGACCGATTCGACCGTTTTGATCAACGGCGAATCAGGCACCGGCAAGGAGCTGGCCGCCAATGCCTTGCATCGGGCCAGCCGTCGGGCGGACAAACCCTATATTCGCATCAATTGCGCGGCCATTCCCGAAGGATTGCTGGAATCCGAGTTTTTCGGCCATGAAAAGGGCGCTTTCACCGGAGCGCACGCGAAACGGCTGGGCCGATTCGAATTGGCCGACGGCGGCACGCTGCTGTTGGATGAAATCGGTGATCTGCCCCTTGGACTTCAGGCCAAACTGCTGCGGGTGATCGAGGAGGGAGAATGTGAACGGCTGGGCGGGACAAGGACGATCAAGGTGGACGTGCGCCTGCTCTGCGCCACAGCCAAGGATCTGAAAAAGGAGGTGGAGGCGGGACAGTTCCGTCAGGACCTGCTCTACCGGTTGAGCGTCATTCCCCTGACTCTTCCGCCCCTGCGTGAACGGATCGAGGACATCCCGCTGCTGGTCAGCCATTTCCTCCGAGGTTTTGGGCACAAGCGGGGCATGACGCTGTCGCTGTCCAAAGAGGCGATGGACTGTCTGCTCAACTACGATTTTCCTGGCAATGTTCGAGAGTTAAAAAACATCATCGAGCGGGTGTCCGTGCTGTCGCCTGGACCGGTCATCACCGTGGAGGATCTGCCCGCCGATCTGCACAAGGCGGAGCAAAAGGCCAATGGCGCCATCATGCCGCTGGCTGAAGCCCTGGCCAGCGCCGAGAAGCAGTGCATCGTCCATGCCCTGGCCCACTCCGGCGGCAATCGGACCCGGGCCGCCGAGACACTGGGCATCAGCCGGAAAAACCTGTGGGAGAAAATGAAGCAGCACCGAATCGAGGTGTGA
- a CDS encoding ATP-binding protein: MTLRGKFILAVVGILTLSYGVLLLYTSHLQNRLVIGQAEQQARMLYRQVLLTRQWVADHQGLFLVQTESTQPNNYLSEPVMTTASGLVLVKRNPAMVTRELSEYAGKSGMAWFRVTSARPINPANAPDPFEQQSLRRFAEGATEHLAIDRDRDGRVLRYAAPLITESSCLTCHGEHGYHPGEIRGALSITIPIVWADTFIHENNRTILLLGLLSVCVAAAVTLLLFNRLVGRPVSQLSHAMAAFPEQPVEALKLPGTGDEFGCLSASFIALCQRLTASQQALATAGEKGFRAEKLAALGQLTAGIAHEINNPLAGMLNCVSAMQKEPENLDVQKRYLPLLHKGLKRIELTMRQLLNYGRVDPLQVHQVDIDTVILDCLELLGHRLRNIVVNLDLHFNALCCIDTEAIKQIVMNIALNAIQAMPDGGSLLLATREETGSVVLIIEDTGIGIAREIQDRIFDPFFTTKEVGEGTGLGLAVTLAMVQRLNGQIEVRSEPGSGSTFAVTLPIDRHCLNEGNDNAMQGEA, translated from the coding sequence ATGACACTGAGGGGAAAATTCATCCTTGCCGTTGTCGGCATCCTGACCCTGTCCTACGGGGTTCTGCTCCTCTACACCTCCCACCTGCAAAACCGCCTGGTCATTGGCCAAGCCGAACAACAGGCCCGCATGCTCTATCGTCAGGTGCTGCTCACCCGCCAATGGGTGGCGGACCACCAGGGACTGTTCCTGGTCCAGACCGAATCCACCCAACCCAACAACTATCTGAGCGAACCGGTGATGACCACGGCGTCCGGCCTCGTGTTGGTGAAACGCAACCCGGCCATGGTCACCCGCGAGTTGTCCGAATATGCCGGCAAGAGCGGCATGGCCTGGTTTCGGGTGACCAGCGCGCGGCCGATCAATCCCGCCAACGCACCCGATCCGTTTGAACAGCAAAGCCTGCGGCGCTTTGCCGAGGGCGCAACCGAACACCTGGCAATCGACCGCGACCGGGACGGCCGCGTCCTGCGCTACGCGGCACCGTTGATCACCGAATCCTCCTGTCTCACCTGCCACGGCGAACACGGCTATCATCCCGGCGAGATCCGAGGGGCGCTGTCAATCACCATTCCCATCGTCTGGGCCGATACCTTCATCCACGAAAACAATCGAACCATTCTCCTGCTGGGACTGTTGTCGGTATGTGTTGCCGCAGCGGTGACCCTGCTGCTTTTCAACCGACTGGTGGGCCGGCCGGTGAGCCAGTTGTCCCATGCCATGGCCGCCTTTCCCGAGCAACCGGTGGAAGCCTTGAAACTGCCGGGGACCGGCGATGAATTCGGCTGCCTTTCTGCCTCGTTCATTGCCCTCTGCCAACGCCTGACCGCGTCCCAGCAAGCCCTTGCCACGGCTGGGGAAAAAGGTTTCCGCGCCGAGAAACTGGCGGCACTCGGCCAGCTGACCGCCGGCATTGCCCATGAAATCAACAACCCATTGGCCGGGATGCTCAACTGCGTGTCCGCCATGCAGAAGGAGCCGGAAAATCTGGATGTGCAGAAACGATACCTGCCCCTGTTACACAAAGGATTGAAGCGGATCGAGCTGACCATGCGCCAACTGCTCAACTACGGCCGAGTCGATCCCCTCCAGGTCCATCAAGTCGACATCGACACCGTCATTCTCGACTGTCTGGAACTGCTTGGCCACCGGCTGCGCAACATCGTGGTCAATCTGGACCTGCACTTCAACGCCCTCTGCTGCATCGACACCGAGGCCATCAAGCAGATCGTGATGAACATCGCCCTCAACGCTATCCAGGCCATGCCCGATGGCGGCAGCCTGCTCCTGGCCACCCGTGAGGAAACGGGATCGGTGGTGCTCATCATCGAGGACACGGGCATCGGTATTGCCCGGGAGATACAGGACCGTATTTTTGATCCTTTTTTCACCACCAAGGAGGTGGGCGAGGGAACGGGCTTGGGGCTGGCGGTGACTCTGGCCATGGTGCAGCGCCTGAACGGGCAGATCGAGGTTCGCAGCGAACCGGGGAGCGGCTCAACCTTCGCCGTCACTCTGCCCATTGACCGTCACTGCCTCAACGAGGGAAACGACAACGCCATGCAAGGGGAAGCATGA
- a CDS encoding cytochrome c3 family protein — protein MKHNAHRLFRSLVALLLATGWAAPILAAQSAGGHPPLSEQDQYIACDQCHAETTPELHKEWFDSRHGVAMVKCYQCHGTFETFRVTPQPQDCAACHENMMHKCPQDKPCWQCHVPHSFNKK, from the coding sequence GTGAAACACAATGCCCACCGACTGTTTCGGAGCCTGGTCGCGTTGCTGCTGGCAACCGGCTGGGCCGCCCCGATCCTGGCCGCCCAATCCGCCGGCGGCCATCCACCGCTTTCCGAGCAGGACCAGTACATTGCCTGCGATCAGTGCCATGCGGAAACCACCCCGGAGCTCCACAAGGAGTGGTTTGACTCGCGCCATGGAGTGGCCATGGTCAAGTGCTATCAGTGTCACGGCACCTTTGAAACCTTTCGGGTCACGCCCCAACCCCAGGACTGCGCGGCCTGCCACGAGAACATGATGCATAAATGTCCGCAGGACAAACCCTGCTGGCAGTGCCATGTTCCGCATTCCTTCAACAAGAAATAG